TCTATATTCCCCATTCGTGTGGATTCGTGTTATTCGCGGATAGCGGTTAGCGAGGGTAGGGCAGGTTTCCATACCTGACCTCGGCCCTCGGCGGCTATGGAAAGCCGCCCTACGTGCCTACCTTCTCCATCCGTGTGGATTCGTGTTATTCGTGGATGGCTCTACCCGCGCAGCGTTTGACAAATCGTGCGAGTTGGTGTAGCATAAGCCTACCCACGGGGGGTATGCCCATGCAAGACGCCGAAGACGTGGAAGTTGTAGAAACGACAGCCTCTACCCTCGTCCGCCTGCGGCGGATAGAGGGGCAGATTCGCGGCCTCCAACGCATGCTGGAAGAGGGGCGGGACTGCGCTGCGACCCTCACCCAACTGATGGCCGTGCGGGCTGCGCTGGACGCCGTGGGCCGCGCCATCGTGCGCGAGTACATGGACAGTTGCCTGGAATTGCCCGACACCGAAGAGGCGAGGGAAAAGATCGTCCGCATCGTGGAGTTGTTCCTCAAACTGGCCTAGCGCCGAACACTTATGGAGGTAGGACTGATGGGAGAAGTGATTCATCTGACCGACGCCAACTTTGACAAAGAGGTTGCGGAATCCCCGCTGCCCACCCTGACGGATTTCTGGGCGGCGTGGTGCGG
The Chloroflexota bacterium DNA segment above includes these coding regions:
- a CDS encoding metal-sensitive transcriptional regulator translates to MPMQDAEDVEVVETTASTLVRLRRIEGQIRGLQRMLEEGRDCAATLTQLMAVRAALDAVGRAIVREYMDSCLELPDTEEAREKIVRIVELFLKLA